One window from the genome of Amycolatopsis sp. NBC_01480 encodes:
- a CDS encoding iron-siderophore ABC transporter substrate-binding protein translates to MATTAGQTGVPSYLADRVKGIPTVGDINNLNLEKIASLQPDLILGSKLRANDLYPQLSKIGPTVFSIRPGFPWKENFLLVAAALGDENQAVTVLNDYQKKAGEVKAGIAGTPKISLLRFLSGNIRLYGNLSFIGVILKDVGLTRPANQDINELAAQISKERIDEADADWIFYSSYGAGPSPDEKAVTSSGLWTALGAVKAKHAIPVDDEVWFLGLGPIGAMRVLDDLKKYLG, encoded by the coding sequence ATGGCGACCACCGCGGGCCAGACCGGCGTGCCGTCCTACCTCGCCGACCGGGTCAAGGGGATCCCGACGGTCGGCGACATCAACAACCTGAACCTGGAGAAGATCGCGTCCCTGCAGCCGGACCTGATCCTCGGCAGCAAACTGCGTGCGAACGACCTGTACCCGCAGCTGTCGAAGATCGGCCCGACGGTCTTCAGCATCCGCCCCGGCTTCCCGTGGAAGGAGAACTTCCTGCTGGTGGCCGCGGCGCTCGGCGACGAGAACCAGGCCGTCACGGTGCTGAACGACTACCAGAAGAAGGCCGGCGAGGTGAAGGCCGGGATCGCCGGCACGCCGAAGATCTCGTTGCTGCGCTTCCTTTCCGGCAACATCCGGCTGTACGGGAACCTGTCGTTCATCGGCGTGATCCTCAAGGACGTGGGGCTGACGCGCCCGGCCAACCAGGACATCAACGAACTCGCCGCGCAGATCTCAAAGGAACGCATCGACGAAGCCGACGCCGACTGGATCTTCTACTCCAGCTACGGCGCGGGCCCCTCTCCCGACGAGAAGGCCGTGACCTCGAGCGGCCTGTGGACCGCCCTCGGCGCAGTCAAGGCGAAGCACGCCATCCCGGTCGACGACGAGGTCTGGTTCCTCGGCCTCGGCCCGATCGGCGCAATGCGAGTCCTGGA